One segment of Anser cygnoides isolate HZ-2024a breed goose chromosome 5, Taihu_goose_T2T_genome, whole genome shotgun sequence DNA contains the following:
- the LOC125183021 gene encoding inositol 1,4,5-trisphosphate receptor-interacting protein-like 1: MVLATFFVLTFLGLIHSLAKVGYKLDEATNEYMRQRAEELQERMMQLLFEMEEGEKEQSWAHVGALLLSVLQHWLFWAYGGVALLFFWNLRLLLRDIPEDESSSEEESSSSDEQQNNERNPVEGRDEGRIFAERIQWPVQNIQVNCRVVQSMVGDLLRFTRQSLTNTFYPVLHPPIGVGSAFEGWSPHENDTVVYRLLVPMTAPRGHSFHLELGNEEELPSRNSCIRVELECTCVREQDFENMVCFLHQPEEELRRNPEPNLLQTLCTGSYLDVHKTSYWFQQLMKRAYKFLPESARSHIGVLPSRRSCRLRTIDVFDRTLFIEIMFGVQQDDSAIFLSSEKTEAIFTPDTTWPQSCAVAEIKFFQYIKAHAQQDSFHLRCMQLCARILVGNDFTTYVLKTVVMHLLTTIPLESWRRRDFLQRMDDIMQYLHCCIVEKRLDHFFFGNEEVPEEIILPPHFQTSRPPNLFQHMAQEPTVHARALREFQELRDRLTRLLTFGN, from the coding sequence ATGGTTTTGGCAACTTTCTTTGTCCTGACGTTCCTGGGCTTAATCCATAGCCTGGCGAAGGTTGGGTACAAATTAGATGAAGCTACAAATGAGTACATGCGGCAGCGTGCGGAGGAGCTGCAAGAACGCATGATGCAGCTCCTGTTCGAaatggaggagggggagaaggagcagagctgggcgcATGTTGGAGCCCTGCTCTTATCTGTATTGCAGCACTGGCTGTTCTGGGCCTATGGTGGTGTTGCTCTCCTGTTCTTTTGGAACTTGCGGCTGCTCCTTAGAGATATCCCGGAAgatgaaagcagcagtgaggagGAGAGCTCCAGCAGCGATGAGCAGCAGAATAATGAGAGAAATCCTGTTGAAGGAAGGGACGAAGGCAGGATTTTTGCAGAGAGAATCCAGTGGCCAGTGCAGAACATCCAAGTCAACTGTCGAGTGGTACAGTCAATGGTGGGAGACCTCCTCCGTTTCACCCGGCAGTCCCTGACGAACACTTTCTATCCGGTGCTGCATCCACCCATAGGAGTGGGTAGTGCCTTTGAAGGCTGGAGTCCCCATGAGAACGACACTGTCGTCTATCGCCTGCTTGTGCCCATGACGGCTCCTCGTGGGCACTCCTTCCACCTGGAGCTGGGCAATGAAGAGGAGCTGCCATCAAGGAACTCCTGTATTCGCGTGGAGCTGGAGTGCACGTGCGTGAGGGAGCAGGACTTTGAGAACATGGTGTGCTTCCTTCACCAACCTGAGGAGGAGCTGAGAAGAAATCCAGAGCCCAACCTCCTACAGACACTGTGCACTGGCTCCTACCTGGATGTGCATAAAACCTCCTACTGGTTCCAGCAATTGATGAAAAGAGCTTATAAATTTTTGCCCGAGTCGGCCAGAAGTCACATTggtgtgctgccatccagacgCTCCTGCAGGCTTCGTACGATTGATGTCTTTGATAGAACCCTTTTCATTGAGATCATGTTTGGGGTGCAACAAGACGATTCAGCCATTTTTCTGAGCAGCGAGAAGACAGAGGCTATCTTCACCCCCGATACGACATGGCCACAGAGCTGCGCTGTGGCAGAGATTAAGTTCTTCCAGTACATAAAAGCGCATGCCCAGCAGGACAGTTTCCACCTCAGATGCATGCAGCTCTGTGCCCGGATACTGGTGGGCAATGATTTTACCACCTATGTCTTGAAGACAGTTGTCATGCACCTGCTGACCACCATCCCTTTGGAAAGCTGGCGCAGGAGGGATTTTTTGCAGCGGATGGATGACATCATGCAGTACCTGCACTGCTGCATAGTGGAGAAACGCCTGGACCACTTCTTCTTTGGAAATGAGGAAGTGCCTGAGGAGATCATCTTGCCCCCACATTTCCAAACGTCCAGACCACCCAACCTCTTCCAGCACATGGCACAGGAGCCAACTGTCCATGCCCGGGCGCTGCGTGAATTCCAGGAGCTGCGAGATCGGCTCACAAGACTGCTGACCTTTGGGAACTGA
- the LOC106037264 gene encoding inositol 1,4,5-trisphosphate receptor-interacting protein-like 1, with translation MVLATFFVLTFLGLIHSLAKVGYKLDDATNEYMRQRAEELQERMMQLLLEMEEGEKEQSWAHVGALLLSAWQHWRFWACVGVALLFFWNLWLLLRDIPEDESSSEESSSSEEEEEEEERVPPLPNDARDLREFVAQRIYWPLPDPTIRCPLVEEVVGDLLHVFDSVILNTFFPKLQRAIGVGSAFEGWNPHGNDAVYRLLVPMTAPRGHSFHLELGNEEDMLARNSSIRVELECTCARQQDFGDMLCFLHHSEDELKKQDPSLLDTLCTDSYLDAEKTARWFQNFVKTAWVLIPQSEVYKVNVLPSTRTCKLQLRNAARRKLTIEIIFGVQQDDSDIFLSSQMRRGTSVPSTTWPQSCAVAERKFFQHVAREALFNRIHLKCLQICARMVVGTSFHTYIIKTIVMHLLTTIPLEVWHEMDFLLRLDDIIRYLRCCVEEKCLNHFFFGNEMVPDVIVLPPAFQLSGLVNLFQHLKRNPYAKAEALQKFEVVRDRLKRLLIYGHERDRRAQRERSADENSQSPELQLILLPSTRFCKLRLTSIFKETLSIEMMLGVQEGNSDPFVSFE, from the exons ATGGTTTTGGCAACTTTCTTCGTCCTGACGTTCCTGGGCTTAATCCATAGCCTGGCGAAGGTTGGGTACAAATTAGATGACGCTACAAATGAGTACATGCGGCAGCGTGCGGAGGAGCTGCAAGAACGCATGATGCAGCTCCTGTTGGAaatggaggagggggagaaggagcagagctgggcacatGTTGGAGCCCTGCTCTTATCTGCATGGCAGCACTGGCGGTTCTGGGCCTGTGTTGGTGTTGCTCTCCTGTTCTTTTGGAACTTGTGGCTGCTCCTTAGAGATATCCCGGAAgatgaaagcagcagtgaggagagctccagcagcgaagaagaggaggaagaggaagaaagagtaCCACCACTCCCCAATGATGCAAGAGATCTGCGTGAATTTGTAGCTCAGCGCATCTACTGGCCACTCCCGGATCCGACCATCAGATGCCCACTGGTGGAGGAGGTTGTGGGAGACCTCCTGCATGTCTTTGACTCAGTCATTCTAAATACTTTCTTTCCGAAGCTGCAACGAGCCATCGGAGTGGGCAGTGCCTTTGAAGGTTGGAATCCCCATGGGAATGATGCTGTCTACCGCCTACTTGTGCCCATGACGGCCCCGCGTGGGCACTCCTTCCACCTGGAGCTGGGCAATGAAGAGGATATGCTGGCGAGGAACTCCTCTATCCGTGTGGAGCTGGAGTGCACGTGCGCAAGGCAGCAGGACTTTGGGGACATGCTGTGCTTCCTCCACCATTCTGAGGATGAGCTGAAAAAACAGGACCCGAGCCTCCTAGACACCCTCTGCACCGATTCCTACCTAGATGCGGAGAAGACTGCAAGGTGGTTCCAGAACTTCGTGAAAACAGCCTGGGTGCTTATCCCTCAGTCGGAGGTTTACAAGGTAAATGTGCTGCCCTCCACCCGCACGTGCAAGCTCCAGCTGAGAAATGCTGCCAGGAGAAAACTCACCATTGAGATAATATTTGGGGTGCAGCAAGATGATTCAGACATCTTCCTGAGCAGCCAGATGAGAAGGGGCACCTCTGTCCCCAGCACAACATGgccacagagctgtgctgttgCAGAGAGGAAGTTCTTCCAGCACGTGGCCAGAGAAGCCTTGTTCAACCGCATACACCTCAAGTGCCTGCAGATTTGCGCCCGTATGGTGGTGGGCACAAGCTTTCACACCTACATCATCAAGACTATTGTCATGCACCTCCTGACCACTATCCCCTTGGAAGTGTGGCATGAGATGGATTTTCTGCTTCGGCTGGATGATATCATTCGGTACCTGCGCTGCTGTGTGGAAGAGAAGTGCCTCAACCACTTCTTCTTTGGCAACGAGATGGTGCCCGATGTGATTGTCCTGCCACCAGCCTTCCAACTGTCCGGCCTGGTCAACCTCTTCCAGCACCTGAAGCGGAATCCATATGCCAAAGCTGAGGCACTGCAGAAGTTCGAGGTGGTGCGAGATCGGCTCAAAAGACTGCTGATCTACGGACATGAAAGAGACCGTCGTGCACAGCGAGAGCGCTCTGCTGACG AAAACAGTCAA TCACCCGAACTCCAGCTAATATTGCTGCCCTCTACCCGCTTCTGCAAGCTCAGGCTGACCAGTATCTTCAAGGAAACCCTCTCCATCGAGATGATGCTTGGGGTACAGGAAGGCAACTCGGACCCCTTCGTGAGCTTCGAGTAG
- the LOC125183044 gene encoding inositol 1,4,5-trisphosphate receptor-interacting protein-like 1, giving the protein MMQLLLEMEEGEKEQSWVHVGALLLSALQHWQFWACVGVTLLSFWLFFLLHKKLEELDDSSDEESSSNDEDRGGQAPVINDALDAGRFIAQSIQWRQLDLTTKCQLVEDLVHGFFFVFEWILTDTFFPVLHSPIGVGSAFEGWSPREDDTVYRFLAPMTAPRGHSFHLEQNSIWELPSRNSRIRVELECTCVWEQDFGNMVCFLHQPEEELRRNPEPSLLQTLCTGSYLDVRKTSYWFQQLVKSTWKTLPESGAWQVNVLTSSHSCRLHLIDDTESTLFAEIMFGVQQGDSDIFLSSENTEAIFTPDTIWPQSCAVAEMKFFRHIAANAQQDSFHLRCMQLCARILVGNDFTTYMLKTVVMHLLTTIPLESWRRRDFLQRMDDIMQYLRSCLRKKRLDHFFFGNEAMPEEIILPPDFQTSRPPNLFQHMAKDGNTYSQAMHEFRELQDRLTRMLTFGN; this is encoded by the coding sequence ATGATGCAGCTCCTGTTGGAaatggaggagggggagaaggagcagagctgggtgcatGTTGGAGCCCTGCTCTTATCTGCGTTGCAGCACTGGCAGTTCTGGGCCTGTGTTGGTGTTACTCTCCTCTCCTTTTGgctattttttctgcttcataaaaAGCTCGAGGAGCTTGACGACAGCAGCGATGAGGAGAGCTCCAGCAACGATGAGGACAGGGGAGGACAAGCACCAGTGATCAATGATGCATTGGATGCAGGCAGGTTTATTGCACAGAGCATCCAATGGCGCCAGCTAGACCTGACCACCAAATGCCAGCTTGTGGAGGATCTGGTGCACggctttttctttgtatttgagTGGATCTTGACAGACACTTTCTTTCCAGTGCTGCATTCACCCATTGGAGTGGGCAGTGCCTTTGAAGGCTGGAGTCCCCGTGAGGATGATACTGTCTACCGCTTCCTTGCACCCATGACGGCTCCTCGTGGGCACTCCTTCCACCTGGAGCAGAACTCCATATGGGAGCTGCCATCAAGGAATTCTCGCATTCGCGTGGAGCTGGAGTGCACGTGCGTGTGGGAGCAGGACTTTGGGAACATGGTGTGCTTCCTTCACCAACCTGAGGAGGAGCTGAGAAGAAATCCGGAGCCCAGCCTCCTACAAACTCTGTGCACTGGCTCCTACCTGGATGTGCGTAAAACCTCCTACTGGTTCCAGCAACTGGTGAAATCAACCTGGAAAACTCTGCCTGAATCAGGTGCATGGCAGGTAAATGTGCTGACATCCAGCCACTCTTGCAGGCTTCATTTGATTGATGACACCGAATCAACCCTGTTCGCTGAGATAATGTTTGGGGTACAACAAGGCGattcagacatttttctgaGCAGCGAGAACACTGAGGCTATCTTTACCCCAGACACAATATGGCCACAGAGCTGCGCTGTGGCAGAGATGAAGTTCTTCCGGCACATAGCCGCAAATGCCCAGCAGGACAGTTTCCACCTCAGATGCATGCAGCTCTGTGCCCGTATCCTGGTGGGCAATGATTTTACCACGTATATGTTGAAGACAGTTGTTATGCACCTGCTGACCACCATCCCTTTGGAAAGCTGGCGCAGGAGGGATTTTTTGCAGCGGATGGATGACATCATGCAGTACCTGCGCTCGTGCCTGAGGAAGAAACGCCTGGACCACTTCTTCTTTGGAAACGAGGCAATGCCTGAAGAGATCATCTTGCCCCCAGATTTCCAAACGTCCAGACCACCCAACCTCTTCCAGCACATGGCAAAGGACGGGAATACCTACTCCCAGGCGATGCATGAATTCCGTGAGCTGCAAGATCGGCTCACAAGAATGCTGACCTTTGGGAACTGA